Sequence from the Synergistaceae bacterium genome:
CTTCATATTCTTGAATATCTAATCCGGCGGACATAGTGCGATATAGTCGAACACAAAACAAATCCCAGACTCAGACCTAAAAGCGAATATAAACAATTCAGCGCATTATTATAAACAAATTCAGCTGTTCCGGCGTAAAGTCCTGATATTGAGTGAAAAAATAGATCTCCGGGAATTAACGGAATTATCGAAGGATATACAAAAAATGTAGAAGGCTGCCGGCGTGTTACAGCAAAGAATTCGGCATATAAAGCAGCAACTAAAGCCGAGAGAGTCATATAAAGCACTCTATTAAAATTAAACGGTGCCAGCAGAATTAAAGCGATTCGGGTCAACATTCCGCCCAGTCCTGCGAGATATAAATCTTTGACTTGAATATTAAATACTATAGCAAAACCCACCGACGCAAAAAATGAAAATATAATCAATAAATAATTACTCACTTTTGAAGGATCAAGAACGCCCATCATTACATAACCTTTGAAGACTACTAAAGCAATATACATACCTAAACCGAGTGCCATAGTCTCAATAAAAATTTTCAACATCTGCAAAATCCCGTTATTCTCATGGCCGCAAAGTAAATTACTCATAGCATTTACTAGGGGGATTCCTGGAATTACTATCATTGAGACTGTGATTAAGACTACAGATAAATTTTCGCCCAGTCCTGAATAAATAAATAATATAGCAAATGAAGCAGCTATAAACATGATTAATATATTCGCAAGGATTCTATCTAGGCCGCTTTTCTCGAAAAAAATCAGCAGGAAATGAATTATAACTGTAACGAAAATAACAGGCACTAAATCAAGCAAGCTCCCCCCGAATATAAAGCTCAAAGACGACATCGCAATAATCCGGCCAAGAATAATTATATAATCATTATATTCTCTCACGTTCATAGCACGAGAAAGCATTTTATCTAAAAATTTCGGGTTCGGTGTGATTTCAGTAACTTTATAAGATAATTGATTCAAGCTCCGGAGTCTCTCTAAATTAATTCCCGCAGGAGGTATTGACGCTTGTCTTGACGAATAACGGCCTATTAAATCACTTGCACTGACTGAAATATGCGAACTTAATAAAAATATGCTGATGTCCTGTAATTTATATGCTTTGCAAATAAAATTTATAGCTAAGTGGACGCGTTCAAGATTTGCACCTGATAAAATTAATTGCCGGCTGAGATTTACGCAGAATATTAATACATCTTCAAGCATTCAATAAATCACTCCAAATTTTTATTTATAAAAAAATGGCGCATGAACGAATCACACGCCGAGAAAAATTTTTTAGCCTCCATAAGT
This genomic interval carries:
- a CDS encoding threonine/serine exporter family protein — translated: MLEDVLIFCVNLSRQLILSGANLERVHLAINFICKAYKLQDISIFLLSSHISVSASDLIGRYSSRQASIPPAGINLERLRSLNQLSYKVTEITPNPKFLDKMLSRAMNVREYNDYIIILGRIIAMSSLSFIFGGSLLDLVPVIFVTVIIHFLLIFFEKSGLDRILANILIMFIAASFAILFIYSGLGENLSVVLITVSMIVIPGIPLVNAMSNLLCGHENNGILQMLKIFIETMALGLGMYIALVVFKGYVMMGVLDPSKVSNYLLIIFSFFASVGFAIVFNIQVKDLYLAGLGGMLTRIALILLAPFNFNRVLYMTLSALVAALYAEFFAVTRRQPSTFFVYPSIIPLIPGDLFFHSISGLYAGTAEFVYNNALNCLYSLLGLSLGFVLCSTISHYVRRIRYSRI